Proteins found in one Plodia interpunctella isolate USDA-ARS_2022_Savannah chromosome 24, ilPloInte3.2, whole genome shotgun sequence genomic segment:
- the gl gene encoding protein glass: MECYVPNNPQFGLEDCCQGCPGICCDALHPCIQPLQEFQEDCCQQENENCCPENGEELNALSESIAPCETLDDGTVTEQAWSEDMGSFSLPPLELDPLPSLFPFSPCPAYNRNNADCRERGGGEAADVLLSLKHAVVHGDCAAETHPQMMAHGGATYPYYEHYGGGPLFPTMSVNVSMNMTMHGCPDQLCSQVQWNQNAATPSVNVVYPQTQNVISPNSYPSATYSFTADFRTPNQSDPLITATSTFKPLIQNAQKPNYGMFQQKANYPQKTPQLKRSPSKVYMQESQKEQNMGYTIVNHPGQMHQDYGYTTCVNASGKVQVGALSGCSEDDEQKPNLCRICGKTYARPSTLKTHLRTHSGERPYRCGDCNKSFSQAANLTAHVRTHTGQKPFRCPICDRRFSQSSSVTTHMRTHSGERPYQCRSCKKAFSDSSTLTKHLRIHSGEKPYQCKLCLLRFSQSGNLNRHMRVHGNMSGGMLG; this comes from the exons ATGGAGTGCTACGTGCCCAACAACCCGCAGTTCGGGCTCGAGGACTGTTGCCAGGGCTGCCCCGGGATCTGCTGCGACGCCTTGCATCCCTGTATACAACCCTTACAGGAATTCCAGGAAGACTGTTGCCAG CAGGAAAACGAAAATTGCTGCCCAGAAAATGGCGAAGAGCTAAACGCCTTAAGCGAATCCATCGCGCCGTGCGAGACACTGGACGATGGGACAGTGACGGAGCAGGCCTGGTCGGAGGACATGGGGTCCTTCTCGCTACCCCCCCTGGAGCTGGATCCGCTACCATCGCTGTTCCCGTTCTCCCCTTGTCCGGCATACAA CCGAAACAATGCCGACTGCCGGGAAAGAGGcgggggcgaagccgcggatgTCCTTCTCTCTCTCAAACATGCCGTCGTGCACGGGGACTGCGCTGCAGAGACACATCCGCAG ATGATGGCACACGGCGGCGCCACTTACCCGTACTACGAGCATTATGGCGGGGGTCCTCTGTTCCCGACCATGAGTGTCAATGTATCCATGAACATGACCATGCATGGCTGCCCCGACCAGCTGTGTTCTCAG GTGCAATGGAACCAAAACGCAGCGACTCCGTCAGTAAACGTCGTCTACCCTCAAACACAAAACGTCATAAGCCCCAACTCTTATCCATCAGCCACTTATTCCTTCACCGCGGACTTCAGAACTCCCAATCAATCGGATCCGCTCATAACCGCCACTTCGACGTTCAAGCCGTTAATACAAAACGCGCAGAAGCCGAACTATGGAATGTTCCAGCAAAAAGCGAACTACCCTCAGAAAACGCCGCAGTTGAAGCGATCGCCGTCGAAGGTGTATATGCAAGAAAGTCAGAAGGAACAGAATATGGGGTACACGATTGTGAACCATCCGGGACAAATGCATCAGGATTATGGGTACACCACGTGTGTTAATGCTTCGGGGAAAGTGCAg gTGGGCGCGCTTAGTGGCTGTTCAGAAGACGATGAACAAAAACCAAACCTCTGCCGTATATGCGGGAAGACGTACGCGCGCCCCAGCACCCTGAAGACCCACCTCCGAACGCACTCTGGAGAAAGGCCGTACCGCTGCGGGGATTGTAATAAGAGTTTTTCTCAAGCAGCCAATTTGACTGCTCATGTTAGAACTCATACAGGGCAAAAACCCTTTAG gtGTCCAATCTGCGACCGGAGGTTTAGTCAGAGTTCCAGTGTTACGACACACATGAGGACACATTCGGGCGAGAGGCCCTATCA ATGTAGATCGTGCAAGAAAGCGTTTTCTGACAGTTCAACGTTGACCAAACACCTGAGAATACATTCCGGGGAAAAGCCTTACCAGTGCAAGCTGTGTTTGTTGAG GTTTTCCCAATCCGGCAACCTGAACCGGCACATGCGCGTGCACGGCAACATGTCCGGCGGCATGCTCGGCTGA